In one Salvelinus sp. IW2-2015 linkage group LG26, ASM291031v2, whole genome shotgun sequence genomic region, the following are encoded:
- the LOC139023086 gene encoding receptor-type tyrosine-protein phosphatase H-like, which yields MLICSQCAETNHKGHDMISHEIKKAGRQPKSFDGDQHTMLSSDDVLPPPGDFQVLLLTLYSVSLSWSSPQGVKGSHKFRVTWECDGETSSSRVKGGYHLKISSLKPGEKYQFSVSTEGEDGRQSRWVSASVYTVVPPRDVKVDHLKDTSFTLHWTKAEGMEKVPQRFLITYCRPGTDLHAENTKDCHITFSNLQPGTQYTISVSTVLNNGEESEPVSTTICTIPPAPDQLTVDSVDTTSAAVSWNQPPGLEQTQHHYQISYHCPGTEPHITTTMST from the exons ATGCTGATCTGCAGTCAGTGTGCTGAGACAAACCACAAAGGACATGATATGATCTCCCATGAGATAAAGAAAGCTGGAAGACAG CCTAAGAGTTTTGATGGAGACCAACACACAATGCTGTCCTCAGATGATG TGCTGCCCCCTCCTGGTGACTTTCAGGTCCTGTTGCTGACATTATATTCTGTGTCTCTGAGCTGGAGTTCTCCTCAGGGGGTTAAAGGATCCCACAAGTTCAGGGTCACCTGGGAATGTGACGGGGAAACAAGCTCATCAAGAGTGAAAGGCGGGTATCATCTTAAAATAAGCAGTCTCAAACCTGGTGAAAAGTACCAGTTCAGTGTGTCCACAGAGGGAGAAGATGGCAGACAAAGCAGATGGGTCTCTGCATCTGTATATACTG TGGTTCCACCCAGAGACGTAAAGGTAGACCATTTGAAAGATACATCCTTCACTCTCCATTGGACCAAGGCTGAAGGAATGGAGAAAGTCCCACAGCGCTTCCTCATAACCTACTGTAGACCAGGAACAGACCTCCATGCAGAGAATACTAAAGACTGCCACATAACATTCTCAAACCTGCAACCTGGGACCCAGTACACCATCAGTGTCTCTACTGTGCTGAACAATGGGGAAGAGAGTGAACCTGTCTCTACAACCATCTGCACTA TACCtcctgctccagaccagctgactgttgactcagtggacaccacatcagctgctgttagctggaaccagccaccaggattggaacaaacccaacatcattaccagatctcttaccactgtccagggacagaaccacacatcactaccacaaTGAGCACATAA